The window ATCTACCGGAGAAGATCCACCACAAGGTCTCTGAGAATTGGATCAGCGCCACTCTCCTCGTTACCCCTGTCGTTAGCACCTACTGgtactctctttttctcttatcaATTGATTGCGAAACGAatctttagagagagagagttccgATCTGGTGATTGTTCGTCGATTTGGTTGTTGTAGTACGAGTTTTGCGGTTTTCTGTGTCATCGAGCTTGTGCATCGGAAATGGATTTAGGGTTCTTCATTTGTGTCATTGTAGTAACAAATGAGAAATGATAGGAAGTAAGTTAGCTGGAGAAGAATATATAAGTAACACAACCATTGAGAGATATGGGAAACAACTCTAGAATTTTCTCAATTGTGAGTCTGTAATTTTGAAACTGAGTGTGCTAAAGAGGCTCTCAGCTAGAAATATCTATCAGGTAACAGTTAGTATTGTGGAATTGCATCTCAAGATGTTGAGGAGGATTTTAATGCTCTGCTGTAATCAATTAGCTAATGTGtgattccattaaaccaattgAGTTCTTGCTTGTTAAGCTAGTCATTGCTTGTTTAATCTTCAAATACACTAATGAATGCAGGTATGCTCAGTACTTCAAGGAACAGGAGAAGCTTGAGCACAGATTCTGAAGCACTCCGTTTCTACAACAACTCTCTATAGTTTGAAGTCACTCTTTTTGGTTTCAAGcctataattttctttataagcTTATGTGGGGAATCGTCTGAGTCAGTTTTTCTGATACTCTATTGTTAAATAAATGTTTTGGTTTCATGACAATGACTGTTGATGATGTTCATCTTTCTTTATATGGTATGGAATTGGATTGAATCGTATTACAATCTATTGATCCCTAGTATAACTGAGGACAAACACTAACGCAGTGTATGTATGTTTCGAGACTAGGATTGCGTTCATTCATAGACAATATTTCCTTCACATTAAGACGTTTCTATAAAAACGTTTACTTACAGAGTTACAGTACATTGATATTGACACAGTAACTCATAACAAACAAACTATACacaccaaagaagaaaaatagagaggATAATAGAAACATTGCTCAAAACGGTCCATCTCAACAGTTGATTCCACATACCAGCACGTCTGGTCCGGTGACTCTAGATATAAACGGATCAACCCGAACCCACAACAACGAGAAGATCGAAGCTAGAAGGACTGACCAAACCACAATAATGGTTGGAGTCCGGTTCTGTCGGCCCATCAAACCCTTGAGGAATGGGTATAAGTGAACAATCACCCAGAAGGCAAAGAAGAGCTTACCAAAGAGGGGTCCCCAAGACTGATATCCACTATTGATAGCATAAGATACTCCTGCAACCACTCCTACAAGGTTAATAAAGAGCAGAGTTGTCGGTGGGACTAAAAGTGTTGTCCATTTGATCATGTACAGCTCGGCGGAGTCACCATCTTCATCTGAGGCTTTTGAGGTGACTGTGAAGTTGGTGTCAATACCAGCGAAGACTTTAAGTAGACCTTGGAAGACTGCAAAGAAGTGAGCTGATACACCACCAATGACCCAAAACTGCTCGTTTCTCCACCATTCATCTATGCCCACACCGCTCCATCTCATTTCCAGTATACCCGTAGCGAAAATGGAGAGAAATAGAGACAGAAACCAAATGCTTGCCAAGTTACTTATCTACAAATAAGACAGGAATTGAAACAGCATCGCTTAGACCATTAATACTTTCGCCACTTCACTCATCCAATTAAGGAGTTAAGTTAGACCAGTGAATATCGAAGTAAGACAAAACTTATCATTCACGAGGCAGTGAGAGCAAAACCTGAGGAATAATGAATTGGTTGGTGAAGAGACAAACGGCAGGCAATGTGCAGTACATGAGGAGAGGAATGGAGGTGATTGGATAGATGGCTGTGTTCACATATGCAAACCTCTCAAGAAATTTCAGCCTCCCTCCATAACCGTACCAGATTGGACAATGCCGACTGAAGAGGATCTCTACTGAGCCTAGAGCCCACCGGAGGACTTGGTTGAGTCGATCAGAAAGATTGATTGGAGCAGATCCTTTGAATGCAGGTCGTTTAGGCATACAGTAAATCGACCTCCAACCACGGGTATGCATTTTGAAGCCGGTGAGAATATCTTCTGTAACAGAGCCATAGATCCATCCGATCTGAACAATTGTCAACAAAAAGTCAGATATCAGAATATAGACAGGGGAAACACTAACGCGGAAATAATAGAATAGAGTTAGGTAAACACCTCAGTTCCCCactctgttttgtcctcatATCCACAGCTAATGACATGAATAGCTTCTTTAAGAAGGTTCTCTGGAGTTGCAGATGGAGGAACACCTCCATTTTCCATTAGGGTAGAAGCAACAAAAACAGCTGATTTTCCAAATCTCTGTTCCAAGCTCATTTGCGACATCAAGAGTGCCTTGTCATCGTCCAACCCAGGATCTGACAATTGCAAAATATACTCAAATGCATTTTTACTCAGCATGTGTGTTAACCAAAGTCTCAGAATCAAAATGTTTGGAGAAAAGAGGTTTACCTTCAACTCCCTCTTCTATATCCTCGAGGCTAAACACAGGGATGGTTGAGTCCGTGTGCTTACCAGATTTCTTTTTGTCAGTATCTTTTTTAGATTTGGCATTCTTCTTTCTCACCCCACAAAGTCTAGATAAAAAATTTGCTTTCTTGTGTTTTGGTTTCACTGGAGGTTCATAACCATATAATGCAGTTCTGTTGAAAACACACCCAGTTCCCACATATACTGGTCCTTGAATCCCATCTAAGCCTCTCAAATTTATCTGAAGAGCATATCACAGAAATGTTAGTATAAATGTATAGTAACATAGACATAAATTCAAAGACAAGCTTAACTTACATCGAAGAAAACCGTATTACGGTTAGCATATCTATCGTTTTTATCAATACCATCAAATCTCTGAGGGAACTGGACATAACAAACTTGTTTCCCAAGGTTTGGGTCCATCAGGAAGCACATAGCTTCTCTCAAGGCCTTGCTGTTATTAATGTAATGGTCACAATCAAGATTCAATAGGAAAGGTCCATTAGTAAGGACTGCTGAAACTCTAACCTGTTCaagtgaagagagaagagagagtacGCTCATTAGATGCGACAATAGAtaacaaaggaaaagaaaaattcaatgaTCAGAAACTTACAAGTGCATTCATAGCACCAGCCTTTTTGTGGTGCTGGAAACCTGGTCGCTTTTCTCTAGAAACATAGACCAAACGTGGGAGCTCGTTGCCATCAGCGTCCAGTCCACCATTTTGTCCTAAGAAAACCTGCACTCAACAAATGACAGTAAATTAGTAATAACTGATGCCACTGGAAACTAGATTTAGTGGCAAACAAATCCCTGTTCTTCCTCACCTGGATCATTCCTGGATGGTCCCTTGTGTTGTTTCCAGGCCATGGCGTACCATCTTTCATAACCCACCCTTCTTCAGGAACTTTCTGAGCCTTGGAAACAAGTGCATTTATACGGATCTTGAATTCCTCATACTCCCTCTGCCAGAAATAGAACATGTAATTATAGCATGGCAAAAGATAAATATGAATGTTTTGAAAGACTAGGCTATAAATTTTACCTTCATAGCTCTGCGATCTTTGACAAATGATGGATGAACTTTATCCTTCAGGTAATCAATTTTCTGAGCAAAGTACCATTCTGGAGCTCGAGGCTCAATACTATATTTCTTGCAGAAAGGTACCCATTTCCGTGCAAATTCAGATGTTTCTGCTAGTGACTCAAATGATAACATAGCAGCACCATCATCAGAAACATAACAAGACACCTTATCCACCGGGTAATCAACTGCCATAATAGAGAGTACTGTATTGGCTGTCACCAGAGGAGGCTCCTTCAACGGGTCAACAGTACTCACAAAAATGTCCACAGCTGCTAACTGCGATGGTTCGCCTTCACGTTCGTATCTGTAGTGAAGTAGAGGATTAGCAAAGACCAAAAGGCAGGCTAATATTTGAGTAACAGCATCATAACAGAGAAATAAGGAGACCTTAAAGATAGTCTATCAAGGTAAGTTTCCCGGTTAACAGGAAACCACTTGGGGAACTGATCAAGAATCCATGACATGGCGAACCAGATCTCACATATCACTGATACCAACCATATACCAAATGCATTTGGCACTGGATTTGTGATACGATAATGTAAGAAAAGGCAAAGGATTACGAGCCGCAGCATTATAACCATTCTGTATGGATTTATACGTGATGAAGGAACGGATACTTTCCTTGAAAGAGGTTGCCGTGCTTCATCATTCCTGCATGATTAAGAAAAAGATCAACACATCACttatttgaaaaagaatcccAAGCTTGATTGAGCGGTGTCAAAAGTGAAAAACTGTAGCATCACCCGACACAGAATACCTTCAGGGACTaaagagataagaaaacaaGTACTCACAGCAAAGCCTCGTCAACAAAGAAATCAGTGGTGGCATCAATATCAGAAGCAGCTTGAGTGCTCATACGACCAGATTTGTTATCCTGCTTCATTTTCCAGCCATCAACTCTCTCCTTCCAGGCCACATTGCCTAATCCTATTGAGCCAAAATCCCTAGAAGGATCAACAATCCTTCTGTTTGCTGCAAGACAATTACACAACAGGGTTTAGTGCTGACAAATTTGAGAATCCTTGATATGAATATGATGGTCAGGTAAACTACGTGATTGACTGATATCTGATGAGTAAGGAAACTGCTTTCCACTAGCTATAGTAGAAGATCTAGACAATCGTTCAGGTGANNNNNNNNaaaaaaaaaaaaaaaaaaaaaacgagagacAAAGTCAGATCCCAACATTCATAAAAGGTCCACTCAAGCTATCTAAGCATGATGTAAAATGCCACAAAGAAAGAGAATCCATAATGTCCTACCTCTTGTCTAATAGTGAGCCGAGGAACAACATTGTGAGAGATCTCTTTGTCATACTCAGAGTCTCCAACCTCCTTCCCTTTCCCACTTGTAGTAAGATGCCATCCAAGCATCCGTTCTGAAATCTTTTCGTTCCGTGACTTTTCTGTATAACCAAACTCACCAGCACCTTCATCAGCAACATCAAAGCCATCATCTCCAGGAATAGCAGGACTACCTAAACACAGAAATCGATACATTAACAAATGATCAACTCATTCAAATtacacaataacaaaaaaaccaaaaaaatgtaccGTTGAGTCTCTTATATCTAGTCTTGCATTGAGGACAACACTGGTTTCCATCTTTCCTTTCATACTCATAGCAAGGTCTACAAACTGGGAATGAACAAAAATCACACGCCACAAAGGGCTCCTCCCCATccacagtctttccaacattGTCACTACAAATCTCACAAATCTGCTCACCAGCGTTACTACTACTCATCATCTTCCCCTAACAAATTCGTATACAAACTAAACTCAATTAGGAAAacctaaattatatataaagaatggGAAGATAAAGAGACGAAGCGATTAACAAACAATACCGTCGTTTCTGCTTCTGAGTCCATCTTAATTTATTATCTTCTTTCCACTGAAGCGTCGGTACTGTTCAAAATCTTCCCagggggaaaaaaagaaaaacaaagaggtcAGCTCATCGGAATGGTCGGCGACGAGGATACTcgaattttagaaaaatactttACCATGAAGATGCATAAAAATcgagaaaaattgaaaacagagAGAGTCAGAAAGAGTGGTTTCGTCTTCGTAATGTAAGACTCACACACTTATGACTCTCTCTGAGGATCATCAACaactcgtcttcttcttcttcttcttctccagactCCAGAGAGTTTTATGGAGGAAGCTTACAAAGCTACACTAAATTCTCTCCCACACCGACAACTTCAAAATTTGTCTTTTGTGTGATTACATTCTTCTTGTATTTCTTGTACAATTTCTTTTTAGCTTTCTCTACACGATTTCCCGAAATTTAATTCGGGTTACACGTTAACCGGTCTCATTccaaaattaattactttaaaattaattgagtTTAATGAcgcatttaataaattaaagaaaacatattttttttatttcaaaatcaatttgtGAGATAACGCTCTCTACCACGAAACTGATCATTAttatagtttcttaatttttggtttagataGAACCGACGGAAACGGCAGCTTTGATAAGTAAACCGAAGAGAACAAAAGGGTTAGAGAAGAAAGGAGAATGGTCGCTGTCCAATTCGTAAACTTGGCTCGGTGGCCACCTTCTTATCATCGCCTCTTGCTGCTCCGGTTTCATGACTCGGTCATGTAACGTCTTTATGTACACACGCGGCACGTGCTCCTTATCCTCttctccttttgtttcttcctcttcttccagtTTTGCTGTTGTTAGCGCCAGAATCGGTGCTGGTCTCATCATTAATGCAGCCAAGGAACATTCCTTTTACACCAACATAAGGGACCACAAATTTTGGATTGGATAAGAAAATAGATATGTACAATTgcatagtttatttttatatatgttttatattcaGATTAATTGTAACGTAATCTTTGGATTTCTAACccctaggatttaaaacattAAGTCTTGGATCTTTGAGCTTTCTATATGAGAAATGTAACAGTAGAGAAACCTGTTGAGGACTCATGTGGTAAAGGAGTTTTCGTCGGAACTCATGTTTGATAATAGCACTGGTAGGAGGATTCTCGGTTCCTAAGCCGAAACTGAGCTCGTAGACATCACCATGTTCTGATAGTTCAGGCACTCCCTGCAGTGTGGCAAAGAAACATAACGTCACACGCAAGTTAACTTGGCTTTAAAGAAATTTGTTGGATCTTTACATCTTTCATATCTTCATCGGTTTGGAGCCCGTATTTGAGCATCGAAGCTCCGATATAGACAGCGAGAGAGATCTTCTTAGGGAATCTCTGTATCGCGCTTGTCACGCTAAGTCCTCCTGCACTGTGACCCACAAGTATCACCTGACAAACCACcagaacagagaaaaaaaagaaacagagtgaGTTTGCTTCAGATTCAAGGATTACTTCTAGTGAGTTCTGAATTAGGTTTTTTACCTGTTCTTCTTCGGGGGAAGAGGAGAGGAAGTCGATGAGTGGTTGGTTATACTGGTCGAAGGAAGTGAGAGTGTCGGCGGATGAAGAATCTATTCCGGATGATTTTAGGTCGATGCAAGTGACGTCAAAACCAGAGACTTCCATGAGACACTTGATCTTGTACCAGCACCATGATCCTAAGCTCATGCCGTGTATTAGCACAAACTGTGGTGGTTTTCTTATCGGTTTGAgttctagggtttcttcttgATGATTCTCCTCTGCCATCGATATCGATTACGTTGGAGTTTAGCCGGAGGTTTTTTATGGGGTTCCCCTTCTACAGAGTGCTCTGTGTGTGTCTTGTCACACAATTGTCAAGCTCatatatagtgaaaaatatCTTTTGTGTCTTTCCCGGTGAGTGAATTTTTATGGTATaactatatagtataataaataattaatatacaatTGTTACTATTAAGAAATGACCACCAAGTAGACCTTGAATAGAAATTTGATAAGGAAAAAATGTGTATGATTTGTTTACTTTTGCATATTTTCAGCTTAACAAATCCAGATTTTTGTCCAAAATTAATCCGAACAACCAAtaagttcaaaatattttatacataataGGATAAATCAGTTAAATAGTAATTTGTTATAAAGATATTCCAAAaagaaccaatttttttttgttttgcaaaagaATAAACTTTGTCACCATGTAAAAGAAATAGATATACGTACATGAATTGGTTCTTTGTTGTACAatgccatatattttttttccatgtaaACACTTCCTTTTGCAAATTCTGAATTTGATGCAACTCGTTAGTCGTgtgttttgataaaatttaatCTTAAATTAGGTGTATGTTACGAGAATTAGAAGGGAAAGAAATTTGAAGGGTCTTTTTAAGggatatatacttatatagatatatcattTTGGTTGTGGATCCGACTTTTGTATATTGGTGGTCACTTGGGTCATTGCATATTATTATAGTTGGGGTAGTCAATGAGTAATAAGTGTGTTCTGActatatattcttataattGGTAGTACTATTTACGTTTTATCCGCACTGATTACGTTTCTATCGTCTAAACAATTTATGACTAATGACATgccataaaaaaaagttatattcgACGTTTACACGATTACCAGAAGGTACGTACTGACTGATGAGGATAGAATGATTCTCAATCTCGACTAATAAAGAAAAACCATTTGATAGCTGGATTCAATTTGATgtgataaagaaaatatatagtcaTCGTTATTGTAAAATGTTACATAGATTAAGGTATGTCACGTGTGTTATCACGACCCGTgctatgatttttgttttgttatttgattaaaAGTTATACTAGTATATCCCATAGCTAAATTAATTATGTAGGGTACTAGCAATATTTTCCGGTCAGTTTTCTAAcgcaaaaagataaataatttcCATTGACCAATTTAATGCTTGTAAGCTGTAACTCtaagaagaagtaaaagtttaaaattattgaCTCAGTTAGTTGGTCATATGCAATTTTCACGtttataatttcatttgaaaatatGCACGATGTTACATCTAATAACCATCACATGGAGTACTAATTAAGTAATTTGATTAACCTCAAGTACTTATTTATGTTCTCTAgagttttttgttcttctaatttttgtaagaatttgctttttgaatttcttttatataaaccTCTGCTTAATGATCAGTATATATATCGTGGCAAAAAAACAGCTAGCTCTTCGgttctctttgtttgatttggtttagaaTTTGAACGTGTCTGTtcctttttttacaaaaagaaagaaagtaaatgCAAAGTTAAACAAGTAAGTAAACTACAAGTTTTTGTGTAACTAAGAATCGGATCAGACAATCTTAATTGACTAAAGAAAAAGTATGTGTCGTTAATGTTATGTATAACCATTAAAATACAAATGGAAAAGAGTTGAGACTTTTGTGCAATTGTTTTTCTCTTCAGAGTGTGTGTATTTTGTTTCAAACGAAGTAAAGAATGATGAAAGAAACGAAACTATAGGTGCAAATAATGAAGCACTGAttgaaaaggttaaaaaaaaaggagaagtgtcacaacacaaacaaagatgaaagataTCTCCTCCTCCTTTTCAGTGGGTAACGAAAGCgtcttttactgtttttcttttttttctccccgTATCTCCCTATTTTTCGGTTTATTTTGTAACCTATATTGTAACTcaactttatatttataatttttctttgtccATGCTAGACAAAAGAACGtgtgaatgaaaatgacatataCAAGAATTTGGATTAACTCTAATTGTTATTTTCTACTATGCCAAATATTCCATATTTTGAGGGTCTTCTACacatgccttttttttttttttctttccctctaGCCATTATTAAAGTTCTAACGAAAAAAACGTGTAGTGCTTAAAAACCAGAGAAAcatccaaaagaaaagaaaaaaagactagCTAGAGAGTAGAgataattcaagaaaataaaacttgtgaATTTCTCAACATTCATCAACTGTTTACATTTTTCCAAAGAGATTGTATGATCGCATACTATTTGGTAGACCGACCTATATATCTGCTATAACCATaactccagaaaaaaaaaacaatcattcaacaaacgtttagctttttcctttcttatgagaaaagaaaaggaaaggatGCAATAAGTGAGAGAGATGACATATGAAATGGTCAGACGAGAGACATGTGCCGAAAGGAAAGCCTTTTCGCCAATTGTCAGTGTCTTTGTGGACAAACGGAATCagattcatttttttccttatctATTTTGtgtaaacttttttatattttacttttaagttttataacCGAAACTGCGACTTATTTACGTACTAGTTCGTTTTGTTTGGAATATcataaaatgttttaacaaaTTGTCTCATAGTTGATAAAGGTTTAGACCATATATAATACACCCCAAAGTACATGATACATATATGCAAAggggtttatattttaattttatcaaacgGGTCTAGTAAGATCAGTCGAAACCCATCATGAACTCTCGACCATGCAAAATTAGCGATTACACTTACTGAATATAAATCgaatcttttaacaaaaaaaaagaatataaatcgAATCTTGAATACTAGCTCCAACTACATGTTGAATGAATCGATACTTTGCAATAGCATGTGTGCGCTAGATTAGATATGCCATGCCCATGCGTACTTGTTGGTGATAGTACTACTATCATCAGTGGCCGATGCAAAAGACTATTTTGCATAGGGCACAaacacatataattaataataataaatttttattataaaaatgttacagATATACTAATTTGACAGCATCAAAGTATATCTtccattttaacatattttaaattttgaaatgaaTAATGAACCCAAATTTTTGAAAGTGtttcttttattggtttataattatacttaattacttatattatatgatatatatatatatataatttaataattaaaaagacacatttacaaacttaaaattcacaataaactataaatatatgtattacatttAAATTCACTTATCtaaacatatcaaataaatttaaactctaaaaataacaaatgaactagaaaagagataatattgtttgatgttattaatttagtagttttataacatttttagttAAGTTATATGTATACTAAACCATTAAAATAcgaattaaatttgttaaagttaaactagaaagaaatacaagaaaaaaatagaactgaaagtatatatataattttattgaagaAAAATGCATGGAAttgtcaaaagaataaaaaggaacATGCTAAAAAAACATGCACACAGCCTCGAACTGGTGGCCTTGAAGTaacataatattttcatttaccAACTCAACTAAAGATATCACTTGAAGATTTCTACTgggtaaatttttaaaaagagtatGGGGCACGTGCCCTACCCCTTTCCTCATGTAGATCGGCCCCTGACTATCATAGTAGTGGACGAAATCCCATTTCCCTTTGTCTGAAAAAgttccttttaaaaataaattcaaatacgATTTCTTATTATAAACTGTCAATCATTGTGGATTCTCTAATTATCATTGAACAGTTGTTTTATAgtattaagaaaacaatactcATGAGATTCTACGTAAACATTCTTAACTATTTCTTTTGAACAAGTTTAAAAGTAATTTTAAGAGACAATTAAGGTAAAAGAACagaaaattaaatgattttGGGAAATGTAAGGTTGTGAAATCTTTTACACGAACACAAAAGTCAGTGCATTACATctccattttatatttttacgcTTTTACAAGTATTTCGAAAGTTTGAAACCAAAAGAACCGGTCTTTTACTCGTAGCCCTAATTTCAAAATCCTCTTCACTGCTGCTACTATTCCCCTgtaaagctctctctctctctctaatcgaCAAAATCTGggtttctcctctctctctctcaacaaaatcaaagttcCAGGTCAGTAGAATCTCTTCACTCTATCTCTCTGGTAATTCGGAGTTGGGTGTGAGACCATTCGATTTGTCtctgatttagggttttgtaattCTACTGTTCTGAGCTCTGCTTTTTGGTTTACTGATCTTCTTCTGAAATTTTCCTCTGTTCATATGTTAGATATGGATATTAGTTTTACCacaaaagaaacagaatcaGAGAATAAGAAGGTTGACTCATCCTTGTGGCCTCATCATTCTAAGTCATCAATAGCAGAGATTTTgacaggtatatatatatctatatatatatatatatatatctattctGTTCATATATGATTTGGTTACATGTTGGTATTTGCTTTCATCCACAGAGATTAATCAGAATGTTCAAAGCATGCTAAGACTGATTGAAGATGGAAAAACCGAGTCTACGGAGaagtttctttgtttctatCAGTCTCTTGGTGAGACTTACAACGATTTGAACCAAGAGCTCCTCAATGGCCTtctcaaatttgattttaacaTGCCATGTTCAGACCACAACAACAATGCCTCTTCTCTTGCAGCAACTCCACTTAGCTCCTTTAAGCCAGGAGCCTCTCTACCAACGAGTAGCGAGATGTTGCAGCAGAGCTTGAAACTAGATGGTGAGGTTGAGAAGAACCACTCTGCGTTTTTGCTTGCTGATATGTTTTGTGCTGAGCTTGAAACTGCAAGGAGAGAgttagaagaaagaaacatagACATTGAAACTGAGAAAAGGCGTGTGAATGATTTAGAAAGTAAGCTATCAGAATCAAGTCAAAAGATTGAGTATTTAGAAAGCGAGCTCGACGTGGTTAAAGAGAGTTTAGGTGTATCAGAAGCAGAGGTTTCAAAGCTGTGGGAAATGTTGAATGAATGCAAGGCCGAGAAAGCGAATCTGCAGAGTGGTAATGCTGCTGACTTGTTAGATAGCTTAAGAGCAGAGTTGAGATCTAGAGATATCCAGATTGAGCAAATGGAGGAGTATTTGAACCAGGTGAGTCTTAAAGACACTGAATCAGGAACCGACAAGAATGTTGTGGAAGATCTGAGGGGTAGAGTTGAAGTACTGGAGAAACAAGTAGAGTTGCAGAGAAATGTGATAACAGAAcgagaggaagagaaaagagaggctaTAAGACAGCTCTGTTTCTCACTTGATCATTACATGAGCAGATATATTTAGAGCTTGTAAGATCACTTTCAGACAAGAACAAAGGTATGTCTTGTTAAATAAATTTGTAGAAAGTCCAAAACTTGTAGAAGTGATCATGTGCTTTTTGGATGATGCAAACTAATATCTAACTTCATCTTGTAATCAAAACTAGTGCAGAGCTAAACACATGTTgcatctcatcttcttctttatgtttttttcatgCATTGAAAGAGTTCTATGATGCTACGACAGAACTTTGGGATATCATTTCAACGAATGaattatatcattaatattttaataccGTAATTGTCTCATCTTAATAGGGATAAAATATTACAGAAAGAACCTATTTTAAactttagtttatgattttgcGACTTAACTTTCCTTTGCCAGAAATCAAACGCAACTTTCGTGACTCCTCACTTATAATATTAGCCGTCGACGAGTTGTCACTAAGTACAATGGCGAGCGAATCACTGAAGTTGTCCATGCCGTCGCTAATAAGGTGCCAAAACCATGCTCCCGTGCCTGCACCGCCTTTTTGCGCAGACGCATAGACAATGTCATACGTTGCCTTGAACACGGCGTCTCTCTGGTCCTGTGTGTAGCCTGGTGTGATATTTGGTTTCCCGAATTCTCCTATGATTAGAGGTTTCTTAAGAATGTTCTGGGCATCTTCGATGTGTGCTTCGAGCCAATTTCTCAAGAAGTCCATTCGAGATTTCTCATCCAAGTTTGGAAacctgaaaaatcaaaagatttgGAATGGTAATGAACTTgtaaaccattaaaaaaaacgtttttcttctcatataaaataatttgatgataaaTAAATGGTTTTTAGCTAGATGTATGGTACTAAACACTAAATCTTGATTATATGGTAGTACAAGTAATTATTAACTTACCATTTGTCAGGGTAAGAG is drawn from Camelina sativa cultivar DH55 chromosome 1, Cs, whole genome shotgun sequence and contains these coding sequences:
- the LOC104769055 gene encoding cytochrome b-c1 complex subunit 8-like, producing the protein MGKQPVKLKAVVYALSSFQQKIMTGLWKDLPEKIHHKVSENWISATLLVTPVVSTYWYAQYFKEQEKLEHRF
- the LOC104768959 gene encoding cellulose synthase A catalytic subunit 3 [UDP-forming]-like; this translates as MDSEAETTGKMMSSSNAGEQICEICSDNVGKTVDGEEPFVACDFCSFPVCRPCYEYERKDGNQCCPQCKTRYKRLNGSPAIPGDDGFDVADEGAGEFGYTEKSRNEKISERMLGWHLTTSGKGKEVGDSEYDKEISHNVVPRLTIRQEVGHYFXXXSPERLSRSSTIASGKQFPYSSDISQSPNRRIVDPSRDFGSIGLGNVAWKERVDGWKMKQDNKSGRMSTQAASDIDATTDFFVDEALLNDEARQPLSRKVSVPSSRINPYRMVIMLRLVILCLFLHYRITNPVPNAFGIWLVSVICEIWFAMSWILDQFPKWFPVNRETYLDRLSLRYEREGEPSQLAAVDIFVSTVDPLKEPPLVTANTVLSIMAVDYPVDKVSCYVSDDGAAMLSFESLAETSEFARKWVPFCKKYSIEPRAPEWYFAQKIDYLKDKVHPSFVKDRRAMKREYEEFKIRINALVSKAQKVPEEGWVMKDGTPWPGNNTRDHPGMIQVFLGQNGGLDADGNELPRLVYVSREKRPGFQHHKKAGAMNALVRVSAVLTNGPFLLNLDCDHYINNSKALREAMCFLMDPNLGKQVCYVQFPQRFDGIDKNDRYANRNTVFFDINLRGLDGIQGPVYVGTGCVFNRTALYGYEPPVKPKHKKANFLSRLCGVRKKNAKSKKDTDKKKSGKHTDSTIPVFSLEDIEEGVEDPGLDDDKALLMSQMSLEQRFGKSAVFVASTLMENGGVPPSATPENLLKEAIHVISCGYEDKTEWGTEIGWIYGSVTEDILTGFKMHTRGWRSIYCMPKRPAFKGSAPINLSDRLNQVLRWALGSVEILFSRHCPIWYGYGGRLKFLERFAYVNTAIYPITSIPLLMYCTLPAVCLFTNQFIIPQISNLASIWFLSLFLSIFATGILEMRWSGVGIDEWWRNEQFWVIGGVSAHFFAVFQGLLKVFAGIDTNFTVTSKASDEDGDSAELYMIKWTTLLVPPTTLLFINLVGVVAGVSYAINSGYQSWGPLFGKLFFAFWVIVHLYPFLKGLMGRQNRTPTIIVVWSVLLASIFSLLWVRVDPFISRVTGPDVLVCGINC
- the LOC104768872 gene encoding methylesterase 17; amino-acid sequence: MAEENHQEETLELKPIRKPPQFVLIHGMSLGSWCWYKIKCLMEVSGFDVTCIDLKSSGIDSSSADTLTSFDQYNQPLIDFLSSSPEEEQVILVGHSAGGLSVTSAIQRFPKKISLAVYIGASMLKYGLQTDEDMKDGVPELSEHGDVYELSFGLGTENPPTSAIIKHEFRRKLLYHMSPQQECSLAALMMRPAPILALTTAKLEEEEETKGEEDKEHVPRVYIKTLHDRVMKPEQQEAMIRRWPPSQVYELDSDHSPFFSNPFVLFGLLIKAAVSVGSI